The Pseudomonas graminis region GCCTGCTGGTTTGCGCCAACGCGATTTTCCAGGCCTGCGCCGTTTCGTTGGCATCGCCCGGACGAATGGTCAGCACACCCGGCGTCGCCCGCAGCTGAGTCAGTTGCTCGATGGGCTGGTGGGTCGGGCCGTCCTCGCCGACGCCGATGGAGTCATGGGTAAAGACGAAGATAACCGGCAATTCCATGATCGACGCCAGACGAATCGGCGGCTTCATGTAATCGCTGAACACGAGGAAGGTCGAGGTGTACGGACGGATGTAGGACAGGGCCAAGCCGTTCGCGATGGAACCCATGGCATGTTCACGGATACCAAAGTGCAGGTTTCGACCGCCGTAATTGCCTGCTTCGAAGCTGCCCGCCCCATCAAACGTCAGGTTGGTTTTGGTCGACGGCGAAAGGTCTGCCGAGCCGCCGATGAGCCACGGGATCTGCTCGGCAAACGCATTCAGCACCTTGCCACCGGAAGCGCGCGAGGCAATGCCTTTGGCGTCCGCTTCAAAATTCATCTGCTTGTCTTGCCAGCCTTCGGGCATCTCACCGGCACGCATGCGCTTGAGCTGATCGGCGAGCTCGGGCTGGTCCTTTTCGAACTGCTTAAGGGTCTCGAGCCAGGCGTCGTAATCGCTGCCGCTACGTTCCAGCAGTGCATCACGCAGGCAGTGACGGGCATCTTCCGGCACCAGGAAGGAACTGTTTTCATCCCAGCCGTAGGCCTTTTTCGTCAGCTTGATTTCGTCATCGCCCAGCGGTTCGCCGTGGGCGGCAGACGTATTGTGTTTGTTGGGCGAACCGAAGCCGATGACGCTGTCGACCACGATCAGGGTCGGCGCATCGCTGGTTTGCTGAAAGGTCTGCAGCGCCTTGGCCAGCGCACTGGCGTCGTTGGCGTCTTTGACGTGCAGGGTTTTCCAGCCGTAGCCCTCGAAACGCTTCTGCACATCATCGCTGTAAGCCAGTTCGGTGTGGCCCTCGATGCTGATGGTGTTGTTGTCGTAGATCCAGCACAGGTTCGACAGCTTGAGGTGCCCGGCGATTGAAGCCGCTTCGGCGGTCACGCCCTCCATCATGTCGCCGTCGCCGCACAGCACGTACACGTTGTAATCGAACAGCGTCGCGCTCGGCTTGTTGAAGTGCTCACCCAGCCAGCGCTCACCCATCGCCATGCCGACGCTATTGGCGCAACCCTGACCCAGCGGACCGGTAGTGGTCTCCACGCCGGTGGTCATGCGGTACTCAGGGTGGCCTGGGGTTTTGGAGTCCATCTGGCGAAACTGCTTGATGTCCTCAAGGCTCACCGCGGGTTTGCCCGATGGCTTGCCGTGCTCATCGATCTCGATCACACCGGCCAGGTGCAGCAGCGAATACAGCAGCATCGAAGCATGGCCGACCGATAACACGAAACGGTCGCGGTTAGGCCAGTCAGGGTGTTCCGGGTGATAGCGCAGGAAATCTTTCCACAGCGTGTAGCCGACAGGTGCCAGCGCCATCGGCGTACCGGGGTGCCCGGAATTGGCTTTCTGCACGGCATCCATGGCCAGGGTGCGAATGGTATTGATGGTCAGTTGGTCGCGGTCAGTGTGCGGCGTAAACGGGCGCACTGCGCCTGATCGTTCGGTGGAGTGAGAGTTGGCAGACGAGCTCATTAACGTTCTCCTCGTGACGGGTAGCGGAAGCATCCAGATAGGTGTTGAGCGCGGCGAGGGCGTTATCGTTCCATGAACAATCTGTCAGCCAGTCTTTTGGAGAAGCGATTCAGCTTCCATTGAGTATTTGGTTACATATAGCCTGTGAGCGTAACGAACGAAGTTGCCCAGACGTATTCGAAGCCTTGGGTCGAGCCCTTGCCGACTGATTCAACGTATTGCGCCGGAGGTGGCCTTTGCAGGAAATGATCGTCAAGAAGTACCGCGCCATGATCAGGACATTTACCTACATCGGCTGGTCCTTGTTCTGGCTGCTGATATGGGACGTCGTCGTTACCGTCGACTTCATGCTGTTTCTGGATCGCAAGATCACCCTGCCATCGATGCCCCTGACCCTGTTGGGTTCTGCGCTGGTCGTGCTGACCAGCTTCCGCAACACCAGCGCGTATAACCGCTGGTGGGAGGCGCGCACGCTGTGGGGTGCGCTGGTCAATAACTCCCGCAGCTTTGCCCGGCAGGTGCTGACGTTCATTGATGACGAGGACGGGCTGAACCCGGTCAAGGCCACGCTCTTGCGCCGTCATGTGGCCTATGTTGAATGCCTGTCTGCCCATTTGAAGGGCAGCGATTGCGGCGAGCAGGTAACGGCGATGATTTCCCGGGAAGAATTCGAGCGCCGCACGCGCACCAACAACTTCCCCAACGCGATTCTCAATGAGTCCGCGGCGATCATCGCTCAGGAATACAAGGCCGGCCGCCTGGACAGCATTCGTCTGGAACGGCTCGAAGCGACGCTGGTGGAAATCTCCAACAACCAAGGCGGCATGGAGCGCATCGCCAATACCCCGTTGCCTTACCCGTACGTGACGTTCCCGCGTCTGTTCATCACCCTGTTCTGCATCATCGTGCCGATCGGTCTGGTCGAAACGCTGGGCTGGTTCACGCCGCTGGCGTCGACTGTCGTGGGCTTCATGCTGCTGGCAATCGAGAAAATCGGCACCGACCTGCAAAGCCCGTTCAAGGCCTCCGAGCACGAGATTCAGATGAAAGCGCTGTGCGAAAACATCTCCGGCAATCTGAACTCGATGCTGCAGGACGCGATGGACAAGCGGCCGGTTGAGGTTGCTTATTCGTGATGAGGTCATGCCCTTGCTTGATGAGGGCATAATTGACGCCAGACGCATCCGGACGAAGAGGATGGTCCATCCGCGAGATATCCGTCGATGAAGAGGCCGCTTTCGCGAGCAAGCTTGCTCTCATCAAACACGAAACCACGCCGCCGATACACCAATTGTGGGAGCGAGCTTGCTCGCGAAGGGGTAGGACGTGCGCTGAATCTTCAGCGGCTGAAATGCCGTCTTCGTGAGCAAGCTCACTCCCACAGGGTTGTGTTTGCTGCGCGAGTATAGCGTCTGGACACCGGGCAATTTGCGGCCTGTTGTGGGTTATCGACCTTGCGAAATGTCTGGGCTCCTCGCCGGTAAACGCGTGCAGACAACTATCTAAGCGACGCTACTCGCTCAGCGCAACTCGCCACACACATCGAGCTCGACCAATCGCCGCACCTCATTGCCATCCAGTCCGGCCCCCAGCAGCGCATGCAGCTTGCCGAACGCCGCTTCGCGGGTCATGCCGCCGCCGGACAGCACGCCGACGCCCCGCAGCCGGCTGCCGGCCTCATACACATCCAGTTCGACGCCGCCTTCGTGGCATTGAGTAATCGCCACGACCACGATGCCTTTCTGGTGAGCACGCTGAAGGCTGGCAAGGAAGTCAGCGTTATCGCTGGGACCGGTGCCGTTGCCGAAGCATTCCAGCACAAGACCCTGGATACCGCTGTCGATCAAACCGTCTAGCTGAGCAGCGCCGATGCCGGGAAACAGCGGCAGCACCGCAACGTTCGCCAGTTGCTTGGGCTGGCGATAGTCCAGCGCCGCCGGCAACGCCGATGCCGCCTCACCACCGCGAGCGCGATTGAGCGCCGCAAAAGGGTTGCGGCCGAAGCTGCGAATCTTCGCGCAACGAGTAGGTTCCAGCAGCTCCCCGTGGAAGTACAGATGCACTCCCGCGGCGAGCCCTTGACCCAAAGCCTGCAAGGCGCCGTTGACGTTTTCCCAGGCATCACTGTCGGAAACGCCCGCTGGCAACATTGAACCGGTGAACACCACAGGGGCATTCAGGCCCAACAGTTGAAAGCTCATGGCTGCTGCGCTGTAAGCCAGGGTATCGGTACCGTGCAGGATCAGCACGGCGTCGCACCCTTGCGCTTCAATTGCATCGACCACCGCCTCGCGCAAGCGCTGCCAGTAGGCAGGCGTCATGTTGGCGCTGTCGATCAGGGGAGACATTTCGCGGAACGACCACTGCGGCACGACCATTTCGGGCAGCGCAGCCAGTTGCTCAGCCATGCGCGCTTCAAAGCCGGAAGCAGGTGCCAGCCCGTTTTCGCTGGCCTGCATGCCGATGGTTCCACCGGTATACAGCACCATCACCTGGCGGGCGGGTGCGTGGTTTTTGCGACTCATGCCTGTCTCCCTGGATTGAGGTTCAAATGATCAACGCGCGTCCGCGACCGGTTTGCCGCTGACCGCTGCCGTGTGCGCCGCAGGCTGAGCGGCATCAGGCTTTGGCCAGGCTTTCAGGTCCAGGTCCAGATCGGGGAACTGGCTGGAGTCGAAGACTGGCGTCTTGATCCCGGCTTTACGCTGGGCATCGTAGTCTTTCAGCACCCGCAGCGCGATTTTGAACAGCATCGCCAGCGCGATCAGGTTGACGAAAGCCAGCATCGTCATAGTGATGTCGGCGAAGGCGAACACCGTGCCCAGATCCTCGACCGCGCCCCACAGAATCAACGCGAGGACCAACACGCGGTAGCCGAAGATCGCCTTGCGGTTCTCACCCAGCAGGAAGCGCAGGCTGTTTTCGCCCAAGTAGTAGTTGTAGAGAATCGAAGTGAACACGAACAGCGCCAGCGCCACACTGATGAACAGCTTGCCCCAGTCACCGACGACGGCGGCGAGGGAGTTCTGCGTCAGGGCAATGCCATCGCCTTCGAAGCCCGGGGTGTAGAAACCGGACAGCAGGATCAGCAACGCGGTGCAGGTGCAGATGACGAACGTATCAAGGAACACGCTGAACGCCTGAACCACACCTTGTGCAACCGGGTGCTCGACCTGAGCCACCGCCGCTACGTTCGGCGCGCTGCCCAGGCCGGCTTCGTTGGCGAAGACGCCACGTTTGACGCCCATGACAATGGCGCTGCCGATCAGGCCACCAAACACTTCATCCATGCCGAACGCGCTTTTGACGATGGTCATCAGCATGTGCGGAACGTGTTCGAACTGCACGCCGATGACATACAGCGTGACGGCGATGTAGACCAGTGTCTTGATCGGCACCAGCAGGTCGGCGACCTTGGCGATGCGCTTGATCCCGCCGACGAACACCAGACCCAGCAGTATCGCCAGACCGACGCCGGCGTAGCTTGGCGAGATCTTGAACGCGTCGTTGAGCGAGTGGGTCACGGCGTGGGATTGCAGGCCATTGAAGGCAAAGCCGAAGGTCACCAGCAGCAACACCGCCATGATCATGCCCAGCCAGCGTTTGCCCAGGCCATGCTGAATGTAATACGACGGACCGCCGCGGTATTGACCTTCGGCGTCGCAGCGTTTGTACAGCTGACCAAGGGAGCATTCGAAAAAGCTGCTCGCCATGCCGACCAGCGCAGTGACCCACATCCAGAACACCGCGCCCGGTCCGCCCAGGGTGACGGCGATGCCGACGCCGGCGATGTTACCGGCGCCGACGCGGCCGGCAAGGCTCAGCATCAGGGCCTGGAATGAACTCAACTGGCCGGCGCTGCTGCGCAAACTGTCGCGAAACACCGCGAACATGTGAAAGAAGTGACGGAACTGAACGAAACGCGAGCGAATCGTGAAATATCCACCGAGCCCAACAATGAGCACGATCAGTACTTTTCCCGAGAGGAAGTCGTTGATGACTTCAAGCATTGGTGTTTCCTCGCTTTCTTAGAGGGTGCGCACTATACCGGTGCGCGTTATTGGAGTCTTTATTCGGTTTGCTGCAAGCCGGCATAGAGCAGGCAAAAAAAAGGGCCTGGAAGCGTGTGCTTCCGGCCCTCAAAAGGGTGAGGGGTGTCTAGACCCTCAGCCTGGTGATCGTGTTGCAAGTGCTGGAGAGCCGGACGATCAAGCCTTCAAAGGCACTAGCCGCGGCGCAATCATGTTCTCTGGGCGCAGGATGTCTGCCAGCATGACGTCATCGAGCAAGCCCTCTTCACGCACCAGCTCCAGTACGCCACGGCCCGTTTCCAGTGCAACGCGGGCAATGCGGGTGGCGTTTTCGTAACCGATGTAAGGGTTCAGCGCAGTGACCAGGCCGATCGAGTGCTCGACCAGCTCACGGCAGCGCACTTCGTTAGCGGTGATGCCGACGATGCAGTGCTCGCGCAGCATGTCCATGGCGCGCTGCAGCAGGCGAATCGAGTCGAAGATCTTGTAGGCGATCAACGGCTCCATCACGTTCAACTGCAATTGGCCGCCTTCGGCAGCGATGGTCAGTGCCAGGTCGTTGCCCATGATTTCGAAGGCGCACATGTTCACCGCCTCTGGAATCACAGGATTCACCTTGCCCGGCATGATCGAGCTGCCTGGCTGACGTGCCGGAAGATTGATTTCGTTGATGCCGGTGCGCGGGCCGCTGGAGAGCAGGCGCAGGTCGTTGCAGATCTTCGACAGCTTGACTGCGGTGCGCTTGAGCATGCCGGAAAACAGGACGAAAGCACCCATGTCGGAGGTCGCTTCAATCAGGTCCGCCGCCGGCACCAGCGGCTGGCCGCTGATGGTCGCCAGACGCTGAACGGCCAGGTGCTGATAACCAGGGTCGGCGTTGATGCCGGTGCCGATGGCGGTGCCGCCGAGATTGACTTCGGTCAGCAGCTCAGGCGCCAGGCTGCGCAGGCGGTTGAGGTCTTCAGTCAAGGTGGTGGCGAAGGCGCGGAATTCCTGACCCAGGGTCATCGGCACCGCGTCTTGCAGTTGGGTGCGGCCCATTTTCAACACGTGGTTGAACTCGTGACCTTTGGCCGCGAATGCCTGAATCAGGCTGTCGAGACTGGCGAGCAGTGAGTCGTGGCCCAACAGCAAACCCAGACGTATGGCCGTCGGGTACGCGTCGTTGGTGGACTGCGCCATGTTCACGTCGTTGTTGGGGTGCAGAAACGTGTATTCGCCCTTGGCATGGCCCATCGCTTCAAGCGCGATGTTGGCGATGACTTCGTTGGCGTTCATGTTGGTGGAGGTGCCGGCGCCGCCCTGGATCATGTCGACGACGAACTGATCGTGGAAATCACCGCGGATCAGCCGTGCGCAGGCTTCGCTGATGCCCGCATGCTTATCGTTGCTCAGGTGACCCAGCTGGTGGTTCGCATCCGCTGCAGCTTGTTTGACCATCGCCAGCGCTACAACCAGCTTCGGGTAGTGAGAAAGCGGAACACCCGAGAGGCGGAAGTTGTGCACAGCGCGCAGGGTCTGAATGCCGTAATACGCTTCAGCGGGTACTTCGAGAACGCCAAGCAAGTCTTTTTCGATGCGAAATGATGCAGCGGAGGACATGATAGAGAAAGTCTCAAGATGGGCACGGACTAAGCCGGAACGCCGCTGATACTAGGCTTGCAGGCGATTCTGGACCAATGCTGTAAAACGCTGCCCTATGCACAATCGGCATAATGGCGCTGTGACGCAGGGATTGTTGCGAACGTGTGAATCAGTGTATGACGCTCCGTCCGCACCTGCGAATGCGCCATTTCTAACGCTGGAGAAACGATGAACCTGGAAAGCAAATGGTTGGAAGATTTCAGTGCGCTGGCCGCGACCCGCAGTTTTTCCCAGGCAGCGGAGCGTCGATTTGTCACGCAACCGGCCTTCAGCCGGCGCATTCGCAGCCTTGAAGCGGCGCTTGGGCTGACGCTGGTCAATCGCTCGCGCACGCCGATCGAGCTGACGGCGGCAGGGCAATTATTCCTCGTCACCGCAAGGACGGTGGTCGACCAGCTCGGCGAAGTGCTGCGTCATTTGCACCACCTGGAGAGCGGGCAGGGTGAGGTCATGCAGATCGCTGCCGCTCA contains the following coding sequences:
- a CDS encoding aspartate ammonia-lyase — its product is MSSAASFRIEKDLLGVLEVPAEAYYGIQTLRAVHNFRLSGVPLSHYPKLVVALAMVKQAAADANHQLGHLSNDKHAGISEACARLIRGDFHDQFVVDMIQGGAGTSTNMNANEVIANIALEAMGHAKGEYTFLHPNNDVNMAQSTNDAYPTAIRLGLLLGHDSLLASLDSLIQAFAAKGHEFNHVLKMGRTQLQDAVPMTLGQEFRAFATTLTEDLNRLRSLAPELLTEVNLGGTAIGTGINADPGYQHLAVQRLATISGQPLVPAADLIEATSDMGAFVLFSGMLKRTAVKLSKICNDLRLLSSGPRTGINEINLPARQPGSSIMPGKVNPVIPEAVNMCAFEIMGNDLALTIAAEGGQLQLNVMEPLIAYKIFDSIRLLQRAMDMLREHCIVGITANEVRCRELVEHSIGLVTALNPYIGYENATRIARVALETGRGVLELVREEGLLDDVMLADILRPENMIAPRLVPLKA
- a CDS encoding bestrophin family protein; this translates as MIVKKYRAMIRTFTYIGWSLFWLLIWDVVVTVDFMLFLDRKITLPSMPLTLLGSALVVLTSFRNTSAYNRWWEARTLWGALVNNSRSFARQVLTFIDDEDGLNPVKATLLRRHVAYVECLSAHLKGSDCGEQVTAMISREEFERRTRTNNFPNAILNESAAIIAQEYKAGRLDSIRLERLEATLVEISNNQGGMERIANTPLPYPYVTFPRLFITLFCIIVPIGLVETLGWFTPLASTVVGFMLLAIEKIGTDLQSPFKASEHEIQMKALCENISGNLNSMLQDAMDKRPVEVAYS
- the tkt gene encoding transketolase, producing the protein MDAVQKANSGHPGTPMALAPVGYTLWKDFLRYHPEHPDWPNRDRFVLSVGHASMLLYSLLHLAGVIEIDEHGKPSGKPAVSLEDIKQFRQMDSKTPGHPEYRMTTGVETTTGPLGQGCANSVGMAMGERWLGEHFNKPSATLFDYNVYVLCGDGDMMEGVTAEAASIAGHLKLSNLCWIYDNNTISIEGHTELAYSDDVQKRFEGYGWKTLHVKDANDASALAKALQTFQQTSDAPTLIVVDSVIGFGSPNKHNTSAAHGEPLGDDEIKLTKKAYGWDENSSFLVPEDARHCLRDALLERSGSDYDAWLETLKQFEKDQPELADQLKRMRAGEMPEGWQDKQMNFEADAKGIASRASGGKVLNAFAEQIPWLIGGSADLSPSTKTNLTFDGAGSFEAGNYGGRNLHFGIREHAMGSIANGLALSYIRPYTSTFLVFSDYMKPPIRLASIMELPVIFVFTHDSIGVGEDGPTHQPIEQLTQLRATPGVLTIRPGDANETAQAWKIALAQTSRPSCLVLSRQPLPTLDRSKYASADGLTKGAYVLADAVEGKVDVILIATGSEVGMTVEAFEKLKAEGVAARVVSMPSWELFEDQDKAYRDGVLPPDVKARVVVEQAGPVGWDRYVGQTGAKIVMNTFGASAPIDKLQAKYGFTAENIAKLAKEQIAG
- a CDS encoding alanine/glycine:cation symporter family protein — its product is MLEVINDFLSGKVLIVLIVGLGGYFTIRSRFVQFRHFFHMFAVFRDSLRSSAGQLSSFQALMLSLAGRVGAGNIAGVGIAVTLGGPGAVFWMWVTALVGMASSFFECSLGQLYKRCDAEGQYRGGPSYYIQHGLGKRWLGMIMAVLLLVTFGFAFNGLQSHAVTHSLNDAFKISPSYAGVGLAILLGLVFVGGIKRIAKVADLLVPIKTLVYIAVTLYVIGVQFEHVPHMLMTIVKSAFGMDEVFGGLIGSAIVMGVKRGVFANEAGLGSAPNVAAVAQVEHPVAQGVVQAFSVFLDTFVICTCTALLILLSGFYTPGFEGDGIALTQNSLAAVVGDWGKLFISVALALFVFTSILYNYYLGENSLRFLLGENRKAIFGYRVLVLALILWGAVEDLGTVFAFADITMTMLAFVNLIALAMLFKIALRVLKDYDAQRKAGIKTPVFDSSQFPDLDLDLKAWPKPDAAQPAAHTAAVSGKPVADAR
- a CDS encoding asparaginase, which codes for MSRKNHAPARQVMVLYTGGTIGMQASENGLAPASGFEARMAEQLAALPEMVVPQWSFREMSPLIDSANMTPAYWQRLREAVVDAIEAQGCDAVLILHGTDTLAYSAAAMSFQLLGLNAPVVFTGSMLPAGVSDSDAWENVNGALQALGQGLAAGVHLYFHGELLEPTRCAKIRSFGRNPFAALNRARGGEAASALPAALDYRQPKQLANVAVLPLFPGIGAAQLDGLIDSGIQGLVLECFGNGTGPSDNADFLASLQRAHQKGIVVVAITQCHEGGVELDVYEAGSRLRGVGVLSGGGMTREAAFGKLHALLGAGLDGNEVRRLVELDVCGELR